The following proteins are encoded in a genomic region of Cryptomeria japonica chromosome 11, Sugi_1.0, whole genome shotgun sequence:
- the LOC131066477 gene encoding serine/threonine-protein kinase AFC1 isoform X3 has translation MIEVDVLGEVGRSDKKGTRCVQMRNWFDYRNHICIVFEKLGPSLYDFLRKNNYCPFPIDLVREIGRQLLESVAYMHELHLIHTDLKPENVLFVSSEYVKLPLQDKEGMRLPKSSAIKLIDFGSTTFENQNHSSVVSTRHYRAPEVILGLGWSYPCDIWSVGCILVELCTGETLFQTHENLEHLAMMERVFGPLPQHMIKNGDRKSVKYFRHGSRLDWPEGAASRESIRAVRRLLQFKNLILAHVDHSAGAFIDLLQGLLRYEPSQRFEAREALSHPFFREGPRRF, from the exons ATGATTGAAGTTGATGTGCTTGGTGAGGTTGGCAGGAGCGATAAAAAGGGCACCCG TTGTGTGCAGATGCGGAACTGGTTTGATTACCGGAATCACATTTGTATT GTCTTTGAGAAGCTTGGACCGAGCTTATACGATTTTCTACGCAAAAACAATTATTGCCCGTTTCCCATTGATCTAGTACGGGAGATCGGAAGACAACTTTTGGAATCTGTAGCAT ATATGCACGAACTGCATCTAATTCATACTGATCTGAAACCAGAAAATGTTCTTTTTGTGTCCTCAGAATATGTTAAG TTGCCTTTACAAGATAAAGAAGGCATGAGGTTGCCAAAGTCCAGTGCAATTAAACTGATTGATTTTGGAAGTACTacatttgaaaatcaaaatcataGCTCTGTTGTATCGACAAGACACTATCGAGCTCCCGAAGTTATTCTCG GTCTTGGATGGAGCTATCCTTGTGATATTTGGAGTGTTGGATGCATACTAGTGGAACTGTGCACG GGAGAAACCCTTTTTCAAACACATGAAAACCTAGAGCATCTTGCTATGATGGAAAGAGTCTTTGGGCCATTGCCTCAACATATGATCAAGAACGGAGA TCGAAAATCTGTAAAATATTTTAGACATGGATCAAGATTGGATTGGCCTGAAGGAGCAGCATCAAGAGAGAGTATCAGAGCAGTTAGGAGGTTGCTGCAATTTAAG AATTTAATACTGGCACATGTAGACCACTCTGCTGGTGCTTTTATAGATTTGTTGCAAGGTCTTCTCAGATATGAACCCTCACAACGATTTGAAGCTCGTGAAGCATTAAGCCATCCATTTTTTCGGGAAGGGCCCAGAAGATTCTAG
- the LOC131066477 gene encoding serine/threonine-protein kinase AFC1 isoform X1 yields the protein MACVAEYPLHIADERPRKRRKLTSLWDVLPFNNQAQQTLVFSGQGVLAHKTASPPWRDDDKDGHYMFELGDNLTPRYKILSKMGEGTFGQVVECWDRQAREFVAVKIVRGLQKYREAAMIEVDVLGEVGRSDKKGTRCVQMRNWFDYRNHICIVFEKLGPSLYDFLRKNNYCPFPIDLVREIGRQLLESVAYMHELHLIHTDLKPENVLFVSSEYVKLPLQDKEGMRLPKSSAIKLIDFGSTTFENQNHSSVVSTRHYRAPEVILGLGWSYPCDIWSVGCILVELCTGETLFQTHENLEHLAMMERVFGPLPQHMIKNGDRKSVKYFRHGSRLDWPEGAASRESIRAVRRLLQFKNLILAHVDHSAGAFIDLLQGLLRYEPSQRFEAREALSHPFFREGPRRF from the exons ATGGCTTGTGTTGCAGAATACCCATTACATATTGCAGATGAACGCCCCAGAAAACGTAGAAAGTTAACTTCACTGTGggatgttcttcctttcaataatCAG GCCCAGCAAACACTAGTATTTAGTGGGCAAGGTGTATTGGCCCATAAAACTGCATCCCCTCCATGGCGTGACGATGACAAAGATGGGCATTACATGTTTGAACTTGGAGATAATTTAACGCCTCGCT ACAAGATACTCAGCAAAATGGGGGAAG GGACTTTTGGTCAAGTGGTGGAATGTTGGGATCGACAAGCAAGAGAATTTGTAGCTGTCAAGATTGTCCGTGGGTTGCAAAAATACAGAGAAGCCGCAATGATTGAAGTTGATGTGCTTGGTGAGGTTGGCAGGAGCGATAAAAAGGGCACCCG TTGTGTGCAGATGCGGAACTGGTTTGATTACCGGAATCACATTTGTATT GTCTTTGAGAAGCTTGGACCGAGCTTATACGATTTTCTACGCAAAAACAATTATTGCCCGTTTCCCATTGATCTAGTACGGGAGATCGGAAGACAACTTTTGGAATCTGTAGCAT ATATGCACGAACTGCATCTAATTCATACTGATCTGAAACCAGAAAATGTTCTTTTTGTGTCCTCAGAATATGTTAAG TTGCCTTTACAAGATAAAGAAGGCATGAGGTTGCCAAAGTCCAGTGCAATTAAACTGATTGATTTTGGAAGTACTacatttgaaaatcaaaatcataGCTCTGTTGTATCGACAAGACACTATCGAGCTCCCGAAGTTATTCTCG GTCTTGGATGGAGCTATCCTTGTGATATTTGGAGTGTTGGATGCATACTAGTGGAACTGTGCACG GGAGAAACCCTTTTTCAAACACATGAAAACCTAGAGCATCTTGCTATGATGGAAAGAGTCTTTGGGCCATTGCCTCAACATATGATCAAGAACGGAGA TCGAAAATCTGTAAAATATTTTAGACATGGATCAAGATTGGATTGGCCTGAAGGAGCAGCATCAAGAGAGAGTATCAGAGCAGTTAGGAGGTTGCTGCAATTTAAG AATTTAATACTGGCACATGTAGACCACTCTGCTGGTGCTTTTATAGATTTGTTGCAAGGTCTTCTCAGATATGAACCCTCACAACGATTTGAAGCTCGTGAAGCATTAAGCCATCCATTTTTTCGGGAAGGGCCCAGAAGATTCTAG
- the LOC131066477 gene encoding serine/threonine-protein kinase AFC1 isoform X2 yields the protein MGEGTFGQVVECWDRQAREFVAVKIVRGLQKYREAAMIEVDVLGEVGRSDKKGTRCVQMRNWFDYRNHICIVFEKLGPSLYDFLRKNNYCPFPIDLVREIGRQLLESVAYMHELHLIHTDLKPENVLFVSSEYVKLPLQDKEGMRLPKSSAIKLIDFGSTTFENQNHSSVVSTRHYRAPEVILGLGWSYPCDIWSVGCILVELCTGETLFQTHENLEHLAMMERVFGPLPQHMIKNGDRKSVKYFRHGSRLDWPEGAASRESIRAVRRLLQFKNLILAHVDHSAGAFIDLLQGLLRYEPSQRFEAREALSHPFFREGPRRF from the exons ATGGGGGAAG GGACTTTTGGTCAAGTGGTGGAATGTTGGGATCGACAAGCAAGAGAATTTGTAGCTGTCAAGATTGTCCGTGGGTTGCAAAAATACAGAGAAGCCGCAATGATTGAAGTTGATGTGCTTGGTGAGGTTGGCAGGAGCGATAAAAAGGGCACCCG TTGTGTGCAGATGCGGAACTGGTTTGATTACCGGAATCACATTTGTATT GTCTTTGAGAAGCTTGGACCGAGCTTATACGATTTTCTACGCAAAAACAATTATTGCCCGTTTCCCATTGATCTAGTACGGGAGATCGGAAGACAACTTTTGGAATCTGTAGCAT ATATGCACGAACTGCATCTAATTCATACTGATCTGAAACCAGAAAATGTTCTTTTTGTGTCCTCAGAATATGTTAAG TTGCCTTTACAAGATAAAGAAGGCATGAGGTTGCCAAAGTCCAGTGCAATTAAACTGATTGATTTTGGAAGTACTacatttgaaaatcaaaatcataGCTCTGTTGTATCGACAAGACACTATCGAGCTCCCGAAGTTATTCTCG GTCTTGGATGGAGCTATCCTTGTGATATTTGGAGTGTTGGATGCATACTAGTGGAACTGTGCACG GGAGAAACCCTTTTTCAAACACATGAAAACCTAGAGCATCTTGCTATGATGGAAAGAGTCTTTGGGCCATTGCCTCAACATATGATCAAGAACGGAGA TCGAAAATCTGTAAAATATTTTAGACATGGATCAAGATTGGATTGGCCTGAAGGAGCAGCATCAAGAGAGAGTATCAGAGCAGTTAGGAGGTTGCTGCAATTTAAG AATTTAATACTGGCACATGTAGACCACTCTGCTGGTGCTTTTATAGATTTGTTGCAAGGTCTTCTCAGATATGAACCCTCACAACGATTTGAAGCTCGTGAAGCATTAAGCCATCCATTTTTTCGGGAAGGGCCCAGAAGATTCTAG